A stretch of Episyrphus balteatus chromosome 2, idEpiBalt1.1, whole genome shotgun sequence DNA encodes these proteins:
- the LOC129911604 gene encoding myrosinase 1-like, producing MLLVFLILLVGSVISQCIATKDQTTCSHPAKGNPKFPSNFTFGVATAAYQIEGAWNIDGKGPSIWDDFTHNYPHMIDDRTTGDIAADSYHRFNQDLKALKELKVTHYRFSISWSRIYPTGDISSRNQKGIDYYNGVIDKLLANGIQPMVTMFHFDLPFELQKIGGLANPLIINYFVTYATELFENYGDRVKSWVTLNEPLLYCKSGYGEANYPPQIEGAGIIDYLCMDHSLKAHAAVYRVYKSRFYNRQHGKVGIALDSQFSLSNDSAVVNRAMQYNLGFFAHPLFSKSGGYPKILVEEIAENSLKEGRIESRLPDLSGKWKHIIKGAADFVGINYYTSRYVVRAKTPNGKNPSLERDYDLDEISDPKWTRGLSRWLYCVPEGMESILKFIRDEYDNVEVIITENGYSDKGDLNDLDRIHYLKSHLQAVLNAINDGCNVRGYIYWSLIDNFEWQRGYSVKFGLYSVNMSSPAKERTPKKSAEYYRRIIETHSIPDDI from the exons atctcaATGCATTGCGACAAAAGACCAAACAACATGTAGTCATCCTGCAAAGGGTAATCCGAAATTTCCATCAAACTTCACCTTTGGTGTAGCAACTGCAGCATATCAGATTGAAGGTGCATGGAATATCGATGGCAAAGGTCCATCAATTTGGGATGACTTTACACACAATTATCCGCACATGATAGATGACAGAACAACTGGTGACATTGCTGCTGATTCATATCACCGTTTTAATCAGGATTTGAAGGCGTTAAAAGAACTTAAG GTCACTCACTATCGTTTCTCCATTTCTTGGTCAAGAATCTATCCAACTGGTGATATTTCATCAAGAAATCAAAAAGGAATCGACTATTACAACGGTGTAATCGATAAACTTCTAGCAAACGGAATTCAACCCATGGTCACAATGTTTCACTTTGATTTGCCTTTTGAGCTTCAAAAAATCGGTGGTCTAGCCAATCCTCTTATAATCAATTATTTCGTCACATATGCAactgaattgtttgaaaattatGGTGATCGGGTAAAATCTTGGGTAACTTTAAACGAACCCTTACTTTACTGCAAGTCTGGCTACGGTGAAGCAAACTATCCACCTCAAATTGAAGGAGCTGGAATAATTGACTACCTTTGCATGGATCATTCATTAAAGGCACATGCTGCTGTATATCGTGTTTATAAATCGAGATTCTACAACAGACAACATGGAAAAGTGGGAATAGCTCTAGACAGTCAGTTTTCACTTTCAAATGATTCAGCTGTTGTCAATCGGGCTATGCAGTACAAT TTAGGATTCTTTGCTCATCCGCTATTTAGCAAATCCGGTGGATATCCAAAAATTCTGGTAGAAGAAATCGCAGAAAATAGTTTGAAAGAAGGCAGAATTGAATCTCGACTTCCAGACCTTAGTGGCAAATGGAAGCATATTATAAAGGGTGCAGCTGATTTTGTAGGTATCAACTATTACACCAGCAGGTATGTTGTTCGGGCTAAAACACCAAATGGAAAGAATCCATCATTGGAACGTGATTATGATTTGGATGAAATTAGTGATCCGAAATGGACAAGGGGACTATCACGTTGGTTGTATTGTGTTCCAGAAGGAATGGAAAGTATTTTGAA gTTTATTCGTGATGAATATGATAATGTTGAAGTTATTATTACGGAAAATGGTTATTCTGATAAAGGAGATCTGAACGATTTGGATCGAATTCATTATTTAAAG AGTCATTTACAAGCAGTTTTAAATGCTATTAACGATGGTTGCAATGTTAGGGGATATATTTATTGGAGTCTCATTGATAATTTTGAATGGCAAAGAGGGTATTCCGTTAAGTTTGGTCTATATTCTGTAAATATGAGCAGTCCGGCAAAAGAAAGAACACCGAAGAAATCGGCAGAGTACTACAGAAGGATTATTGAAACGCACAGTATTCCAGATGATATTTAA
- the LOC129908793 gene encoding myrosinase 1-like: MRTESDIKQNSLINVSQQIPSVSADLQAGCDMSNLRSMFFVVGFLVYLISQGAAEPCFLAAKGSPTFPANFSFGVATAAYQIEGGWNADGKGPSIWDDFTHKNPDKIRDKSSGDVAADSYHRFDQDLQALKELKVDHYRFSIAWSRIYPTGDISSKNQKGIDYYNNVIDKLIANRIEPVVTMFHYDLPSEVQKIGGFANSLLVNQFVVYAIELFENYGDRVKTWITFNEPYDYCQNGYGDASYPPQVYAPGVADYLCIDNTLKAHAATYHSYKSRFAKTQGGRLGITLDSRFFFSRTNDEDIVDRGMQYGLGILAHPIFSKSGGYPDIMIMDIGANSQKEGRIRSRLPSFKNKWRDIVRGSADFLGLNYYSSRYIKRASKPNGVSPSWERDMDCDTSIDSNWLRAKSDWLYCVPEGLEGILKFIRDEYDNVEVMITENGWSDDGELIDDNRIRYLRSHLQAVLNAINDGCKISAYTHWSLIDNFEWLKGYTEKFGLYAVNMSSPNRERTAKKSAGYYKQIIESRKIPSIF; this comes from the exons ATGCGAACAGAGTCCGACATCAAACAAAACAGTCTGATAAATGTTTCACAACAAATTCCGTCAGTCAGTGCAGATCTTCAGGCCGGCTGTGACATGAGTAACTTACGGTCAATGTTCTTCGTTGTGGGATTTTTAGT ATATTTAATCAGTCAAGGTGCAGCAGAACCTTGCTTTTTAGCTGCCAAAGGAAGCCCAACCTTTCCGGCTAATTTTAGCTTTGGTGTAGCAACAGCCGCTTATCAAATAGAGGGCGGATGGAATGCAGATGGCAAAGGCCCATCCATATGGGATGACTTCACTCACAAGAATCCAGATAAAATTCGTGACAAATCTAGTGGTGATGTAGCAGCAGATTCTTATCATCGATTTGATCAAGATTTACAAGCCTTGAAGGAACTTAAG GTTGACCATTACCGTTTCTCAATCGCTTGGTCCAGAATTTATCCAACTGGtgatatttcatcaaaaaatcaaaaaggaatCGACTATTACAACAATGTGATCGATAAACTTATTGCAAATCGAATTGAACCTGTGGTAACAATGTTTCACTACGATCTTCCATcggaagttcaaaaaattgGTGGATTTGCCAATTCATTGCTTGTCAATCAGTTTGTTGTTTATGCCATTGAGTTGTTTGAAAACTATGGTGATAGGGTTAAAACCTGGATAACTTTTAATGAGCCCTATGATTATTGTCAAAATGGTTATGGAGATGCTAGTTATCCACCTCAAGTCTATGCTCCTGGTGTAGCGGATTACCTTTGTATAGATAATACATTAAAAGCTCATGCTGCCACCTATCATTCCTACAAATCTCGATTTGCTAAAACTCAAGGCGGCAGATTAGGAATCACTTTGGATAgtagatttttcttttcaagAACAAATGACGAGGACATTGTCGATCGAGGTATGCAATACGGT TTGGGAATTTTAGCACATCCAATATTTAGTAAGTCCGGTGGTTATCCTGATATAATGATCATGGATATCGGAGCCAACAGCCAAAAAGAAGGAAGAATTAGATCACGTTTGCCAAGTTTCAAGAATAAATGGAGGGATATTGTAAGAGGTTCAGCTGACTTCTTAGGACTAAACTATTACTCTTCAAGATACATTAAACGGGCTTCTAAGCCGAATGGAGTAAGTCCTTCATGGGAACGTGACATGGATTGTGATACCTCGATTGATTCAAATTGGTTGAGAGCAAAGTCTGATTGGTTGTATTGTGTTCCTGAAGGACTTGAGGGAATTTTAAA GTTTATTCGAGATGAATATGATAATGTAGAAGTTATGATCACAGAAAATGGTTGGTCTGATGATGGAGAATTGATTGATGATAATAGAATTCGTTACTTAAGG agTCATTTACAAGCTGTTTTAAATGCAATTAATGATGGCTGTAAAATTAGTGCATATACTCACTGGAGTTTGATTGATAACTTTGAATGGCTCAAGGGTTACAC aGAGAAGTTTGGTCTCTATGCTGTGAATATGTCAAGTCCAAATAGAGAACGAACAGCTAAAAAATCTGCAGGATATTACAAACAAATAATAGAATCAAGAAAAATTCCTTCAATATTTTAA